A window from Patescibacteria group bacterium encodes these proteins:
- a CDS encoding type II toxin-antitoxin system HicA family toxin — translation MPKLPVVSGKQATKVFEKVGYRITRQTGSHIRMHHNFDKTRNPLSIPNHKIIGKGLLRRLLRDAELPVAEFTNLLKK, via the coding sequence ATGCCTAAGCTTCCAGTTGTCTCCGGCAAACAAGCTACTAAAGTATTTGAAAAGGTTGGATACAGAATAACCCGACAAACAGGAAGCCATATTAGAATGCACCACAATTTTGATAAGACTAGAAATCCATTAAGTATTCCTAATCATAAAATAATAGGCAAGGGGCTTTTAAGAAGATTACTACGGGATGCGGAATTACCTGTAGCCGAATTTACAAATTTATTGAAAAAATAA
- a CDS encoding type II toxin-antitoxin system HicB family antitoxin has protein sequence MKKAKKNYQFPVFIQKNEDGYYFIECPIFKSCYTQGKSVEKALDNIKEVIELCLEEEESQEIIKHYKPQNFGLYTLNTQVYA, from the coding sequence ATGAAAAAAGCTAAAAAAAATTATCAATTCCCGGTATTTATTCAAAAAAACGAAGACGGCTACTATTTTATAGAATGCCCGATTTTTAAAAGTTGTTACACCCAAGGAAAAAGTGTTGAAAAGGCTTTAGACAATATAAAAGAAGTAATTGAATTATGTCTGGAGGAAGAAGAAAGCCAAGAAATAATTAAACATTATAAACCTCAAAATTTTGGACTTTATACTTTAAACACGCAAGTCTATGCCTAA
- a CDS encoding polyprenol monophosphomannose synthase, whose protein sequence is MRQNVINIIIPTYNEKNNIRPLIEKIVKLPTKNLEIIIVDDNSPDGTGKIADEIASQYHQLTVIHRQKKQGLGRAYLDVFNKIIRKEIPADFIITMDADFSHPIDKIPEIIEKLEQGHELVVGSRYIPGGSTQGWNFKRRFLSRNANQYAKVITGIPINDLTAGFVGYNVKTLKKIDLSQIKSNGYAFQIEMKYQMIKAGARFTEVPITFVDREQGKSKFNKSIFWEAVFIPWKLRL, encoded by the coding sequence ATGCGTCAAAATGTCATTAATATCATCATCCCCACCTACAACGAAAAAAACAACATCAGACCCTTGATTGAGAAAATAGTTAAACTCCCAACAAAAAATCTGGAAATTATTATTGTTGATGACAATTCTCCTGACGGCACTGGCAAAATCGCTGATGAAATAGCCAGCCAATATCACCAACTGACTGTAATCCACCGCCAAAAAAAACAAGGTTTGGGCCGGGCTTATTTGGATGTTTTTAATAAAATCATCCGAAAAGAAATTCCAGCTGATTTTATTATTACCATGGACGCGGATTTTTCTCATCCAATTGATAAAATCCCAGAAATTATTGAAAAGCTTGAGCAGGGACATGAGCTTGTTGTTGGCTCTCGCTATATCCCTGGCGGCTCAACCCAGGGCTGGAATTTTAAACGACGATTCTTAAGCCGCAATGCTAACCAATATGCTAAAGTTATCACCGGTATTCCTATCAATGATTTAACTGCGGGCTTTGTTGGCTATAATGTTAAAACCTTAAAAAAAATAGATTTATCGCAAATAAAATCTAATGGCTATGCTTTTCAAATTGAAATGAAATATCAAATGATTAAAGCTGGCGCTCGTTTTACAGAAGTACCGATTACTTTTGTTGACCGCGAACAAGGAAAATCAAAATTTAACAAAAGTATTTTCTGGGAGGCAGTGTTTATTCCCTGGAAATTAAGGTTATAA